The sequence below is a genomic window from Mus musculus strain C57BL/6J chromosome 4, GRCm38.p6 C57BL/6J.
GTGTGTCGGATGCCTGCCAAGCCCGAGGACGGTAGGTACACGAATGAAAGACGAGCTGCACTGCGCTAGGCAGGTGGCGCGGTGCGTGCAGGCTAAGGTGGGCCCGGGACCTGTCCACATAACACCCATGCTTCATGTTGCAGAGCCACCTGACCTCGCCTCCCTTATCGAGCCCATCACGGAGGAACGAGCATCCAGGACACTGTACCGCATTGAACTGCTTCGCAAGATCCGAGAGCAGGTCCTTCATCACCCACAACTAAGTGACAGGCTGAAGCTCTGCCAGCCCAGCCTAGATCTGCCCGAGTGGTGGGAATGTGGACGGCACGACAGGGACCTGCTGGTGGGTGCTGCTAAGCACGGGGTCAGCCGGACAGACTATCACATCCTCAACGACCCTGAGTTGTCCTTCTTAGATGCACACAAAAGCTTTGCTCAGAACCGTGGGGCCAGTACCGTCCCTCCTTTGAATACTCTGGCCATGGGCTTTGGCCAGACTCCTCCAGTCATTTCCTCTGCTCACGTTCACGAAGAAAAGGCAATGGAGCAGGCTGAAGGCAAGGCAGAGGAGTGTGAACACTCACCGGCCAAAGAGAGGTCGgatgggaaagaggaggaagaagaagcaggcGGGGCCAAGGATGGCAAGCAGGAATGTGAGGTCGAGGCCAGCTCTGTGAAGGGTGAACTCAAAGGGGTGGAGGGCAGTGCAGACCCTGGGTCCAAGTCTGTCTCAGAGAAGGGCTCAGAAGAGGACGAAGAAGAGAAGCTGGAGGACGATGATAAGTCGGAGGAGTCGTCGCAGCCAGAAGGTAATGCCTGACTCCATCACTGTCCTGATACCACAGCAGTGGTGCAGAGCCTTGGTGTGACGCCAtaacttgtattttatttttaattgagaaaTCCAAAATCTTCcttcatagctcaggctggcctgtggCTCACAGACccgcctgctcctgcctccagagggcggggattaaaggcctgcgccactaAGGCCGGCGTCTTTGCGTTGTAAAGACCATTGATGGCTAGGCCTGGTGACACACACTTTGAATTCTAGCATAGGTTGGTTGGTCTATATACTGAAGTCCAGAGCTATGCAATGAGactctgccttttcttttccccCTAAGAGTAATTAATGTCCATTTTCTTCTGTGAAGGAATAGTTTCAATTATGTGTACACGTGTTTGACCTCATACTTTATACCTGCAAACATATTTCAAGAACTGTAAACTCGCAGCATCTGTGAACACACCGGTCACTTCCGGTTTAAGGACATTCATAGTCAGCTGTGCAAGAATTCTTTGTAATGTTAAAGTTGACGTGTGAATATGATGGGAGAGAGTCACTCACCGAGCAAATAGTATTTCAGAATAAATGATGattcattggttggttggttggttggttggttggttgatagcATGTTTTCCATGTTACAGATTGCTATAACCAACACAAAGTAGAAACCAGGTACCATGTTGAACTTTGCTGCTGCAGTGGCCCTTCTTTATTAGCTAATATCTTAACCAGAACAGAAACCCTTGGGTCAGAAACATGGCTAGCCTTCAGCACCAAAAGATTTCCTTAGTGTAGGGGCACGTGCTTCTTATTTCAGCACCTGGGAGTAGAGAAACCAGAGGATCACAGGTTTAAGCCCAGCCTCTCTATATAGTGAGTCTGAGGAAGTCTTGGGCTACATATGACTCTGTCTCTATATGACCACAAAGGAAAGATTTCCATGGCTTCTTCATCAAGATGGAAGAAACACCATCTATATTTGTGGGCTGTTTTGTTGTAAGTTTTAGACAAGACACCCCATATCTTTCTAGATGTACAGTTGGCATGCAGGAAAGCAGAGCTGCTAGGTGGTATTCCTGTTGTCAGCACCGTCCTTTGTAGACTTGAGCTCCGTGCATTCTGGCTATGAGTGCTGCACATAACTCATTTCCCAGCAGGAGCCGTCTCGAGAGGGAAGACTTTCGATGAAGAAAGCAATGCTTCTCTGAGCACTGCTAGGGATGAAACCCGAGATGGATTCTACATGGAGGATGGAGATGCTTCGGTGGCTCAGCTCCTTCATGAACGAACATTTGCCTTCTCCTTTTGGCCCAAGGTTGGCAAGATTTTGTTACTGTGATTGTTTTGTTGATCTAACAAAAGAGCGGGAAGAAAATCTCTAGCTTGATTTTTCAAATAGTTTGAAGTAAACCTTGTTGGAGCATATCAAGTGTACagaattttcctttattttaaagtaatgatCAGAAAGAACCCAAATGAAGAAACATTTAGGATACTTTTGTATTAGATAACGTGGAagctcaaaaagccaaaaaataaaataaaggtaatgTGGAAGAGCGAGCAGAACCGTTGATCtgacccacctacccactccttgGGGCTCTTCAGTTTGCCTGTCCTATTGTCTTGTAGGAACTCTGGCTATTTCAATAGATTTGACAAAATGAAAAGTGTGGAACTTTGAAACCGTGTTAacttttgggggggttgttttttttgtttttgtttttgtcttgttttgttttttccagacaggatttctctgtatagccctggctgtcctggagctcactctgtagaccaggctggcctcgaactcagaaatccacccgcctctgcctcccgagtgctgggattaaaggcctgcgccaccgcGCCCGGCTCCGtgttaactttttaaagattaaGTATAAGTGAAGCTTTCAGATTTAAAATAACGTATTAAAACTCCCGCTGTGTTCCTGAGAGCAGAGAAGGGTGGTGGTGGCCCCTTTGCTTCCAGTCACCCTGAGGTCATCCCAGATGTAGTTATCTGTAGCTCAAGGCAGAGGAAAATTGCTCTTTGGCAATCAGGAAGCATAATTCTTTAAATGTTCTCAGTGCCGTTAGGGCCTGTGTTTCTCAAGGCAGGAAGTAGTCATCATAAGTACCATGACACACACTGCACTTGAGCTGATTCATCCCAGGACACTCTTAATGGTGTTAATGTGGCTTAAAAAGAAGGTGACATTTCTGTGTGAAGGGTATACTGTCAGCGAGGTCTTTTTGTCTGTTCCCCGTGTCCTCTTGGTTCCTGGTCACACTAATTTCCCACATTGAGTCTAGGGGGGAGTTTCTCGGTTGAGTCAAAGGTTTATAGTCACAGGCACTATTGATCTATGGAGGCTTGGTCTAAGGAGCTGTAATTAGAACATTTTAATGTGCATGCTTCAGTGAAATTTGGAGCGATAATAGGTGGGGAACCCAGGCTGACATTCATTAGGTGTTCCTAGGTTAGTGCCCACTTCATAATGCTGAACTTTATTAATAGTGACGCTAATGATGGCCCCTTCCTGGGACACACTGCACTCTGGCCTGTGGCTCTGAAGGGCCAGACCCACTGAAATAGGAAGTGCAGAGGCTCCATTAAACGCACTGCGTTCTTGAAGCCTGAATGAGTTCCTTTTACAATCTAAGGTTGTTTTGAAGGTGGTGTTTACTTGGTGTGCTCCCTGCTTCATGTCATTCATTGAACATAGTTGAAAATAGTACCTTTTCTTTACTAGAGCAGCTAGAACATTCCATCAGAACCAAACCATTCTGATGCATTTTGTCTGTTTACTTCTTGCCAGGCTAGGTTAGTCCAAATAATTGACCTTTCAGCATTCTGTGCTCTGCAGCATCTTGGTGGACATATTTATCCAGTAATTTAAAATAGGTCTTTGTTACAAATGTCCTGTGACTCTTCCCCCTTCAGGACAGAGTAATGATAAACCGATTAGACAACATCTGTGAAGCTGTGTTGAAAGGCAAATGGCCAGTAAATCGGCGCCAGATGTTTGATTTCCAGGGCCTTGTCCCTGGGTACCCACCCTCCGCCGTGGACAGTCCCCTGCAGAAGAGGAGCTTTGCCGAGCTCTCTATGGTCAGCCAGGCCAGCATCAGTGCGAGCGAGGACATCACCACGTCTCCTCAGTTGTCCAAGGTAAAACACAGCAGTTTGCTTTAGTGGGAGAAAGGAGATTGCTGTGAATTTTAACTGATCGAGGAGCTTGTGCTCACTAATCTGACTTGATTTTATATGTCTGTTTAGTTGTGTTGCCCACATTGGCCTCAAACAACCTTTCTGCCTGTTATGTAGCTAGAATCACAGGCACACATTACTATAACCAGCCAACTAGTCAGACTTTAAAATAAGACGGTAGCTATTGCCATAGCTGTGGCCACCACTAtcgaatggctttttttttctaatgccaGCCCCTATTGCAGATAAAGGTCTGCCTCATTACAACTCTGTTCTCTTGGGAATTTTCaataggatgatgccctcaaccTGTCTGTCCCTCGCCAGCGGCGGCGGAGGAGAAGGAAAGTTGAAATCGAGGCTGAAAGAGCTGCCAAGAGGAGAAACCTTATGGAGATGGTTGCCCAGCTTCGAGAGTCTCAGGTGGTCTCAGAAAATGGACAAGAAAAAGTTGTGGACTTATCAAAGGCCTCGAGAGAGGCAACAAGCTCTACCTCAAATTTCTCATCTCTTACTTCAAAGTTTATCTTGCCTAATGTCTCCACGCCAGTGTCTGATGCCTTTAAGTCTCAGATGGAGCTGCTCCAAGCAGGCCTTTCACGCACACCCACAAGGCATATGCTCAATGGCTCCCTGGTGGATGGAGAGCCCCCCATGAAGAGGAGGCGAGGCAGGAGGAAAAACGTGGAGGGCCTCGACCTACTTTTCATGAGCCACAAACGGACGCCGTTAAGTGCAGTAAGTCTGGTGTTCGCTCCCACAGTGTCTACCCCGGTTGACAGCCAGCCCTAGGCTCCTGACCCCACTTCTCTCAGCAGCATCACATGGAAGCTGGCTTCCTCCACCAGAGAAACAGAATTACAGTGAATGCAATGGTGCTGAGCCAGAAAACTGTGTTGGTCACTGGTACAGATCCCTCAGCCTGAGCCAAGGCAGCACAAGGATTTATTCTTCCCAAGGTTCTGACGTATTGATTGCTCCCGAAAGAATAGCATAAAGCAGAAACGTGTTCTTCTGAGCTTGCAGTTGTTATCTCTGAATTCTTGAGGAGGGAGAAGCTTCTGCTCTTAGAAACACTGCTGTTGGAGGCCAGCATCAGTTAGACTCGTGTGAGTGCTTGGTATTAGGCCTCAGATACCTAGCTAGTAGCTTGGAATGCTCTCCATCCCTGCAACTAGTTGTTTTAGAAATCTGAGACATGTCATTGCTAGTTGGAGGACAAGTCGGTGGATTTTTAAttagaaggaaataaaatgcAGTATAATAAATTCTCTATTATATGGCCTCAACCGTACCATCCCAAAAGGGATGATGACTCTGACGGCAAGAATTTTACCCTCAAGAACTCTGTTATGTGTGCTCTGTGAAGAGCTAAGGAATTCATATCCTGAGCTATTGATTGGAAACTCTAATCAGTGGAGCCACTTTGGGCTAGGCGACTTTGAGAGCCTTTCTCCACAGGTCGTGGAACAGGTTTGGGGCGGGGCAGCTATGATTTTAAAATAGAGAcactagttgtttttttttttttttctggcccatcttttcttcttccaactCTGTTATTTACACcagctctctctcttttgtgagacaggatctcactgtagcccaggctggcctccagcttagagagaccacctgcttctgccacccTGAGTACTGGGTTAAAGACCTGTGCCACAATCCCCAGCACCAGTTCCTTGAGCCTAGAGAAAGgcttaaaatttcaaatgaagcaAAGGCATActtggaaagaaacaaaacatcagTCTTTGGACAGTTTAGCCACATAGTGGAGTGTGAGCAGAAGGGTCCATACTCCATACGGGTTAAGAATTGACTTTCATGTTGGCACATATCTAAGAGAGCTCTTTCTTGTTGCTTTGGATTTTTGCTTtctcaagacagggcttctctgtcttccctggctatcttggaactgctttgtagaccaggtgggTCTAGAACTCatagatccttctgcctctgcctccccaatgctggaattaaaggtgtgtgccaacacctTCCATCAGGAACTTCAAGTAgatgttggaggaaatgtatttTTCAGGACGTTTCTTTAACCATTAGATGTTGTGAATTGGAGATCTCCCTGTGAATAAAATGCACAGACTGTGCTGAGTTGGCATAGCAGCAGTAGAGGCTAAGGTGTGCTGAACACAGCTTCGCCTCCTTATTTCAACTCCCACTGCTGTCAGGAAGGAGGAGGGTGCCTTCACTGGCATCACCAGTGGTGACTGTGTTTTCTGTGCCAGGCATGGGGATTTGAAGAGCAAAGCCCTGACTTGACAGGACATTTGTAGAAAGTCAGTGTTGGGGTGACTTTTGAGTATTCCCCAATCAAAACATGCTAAGTACTCCAAATTCTGAAACTTTGGGGTACCAACAGAACCCAATAACTAGAAAATCCCACAATTGACTTCATATGAAGGGTCACGGTTAAAACAGCTGAGAACAGGCAGAATGACTCACTATGTAAAGGCACTTACCACCCAAGACAGATTACATCATTTTGATGTTGGAACAGAAGTACAtaaaggtagaagaagaaaagcaactcCTCAaagctgccctttgacctccacatacatcatgatacatacatgtacacatttgtacacacacacacacaaatcatctATCTATACAGTcagttaaaaaaatttaaatcagttACATTCAAATATTGCATAAAACTGCTTAAGGCTATGTGGTGAAGatgtatataaatgtaaaatgtaatgAATTCATGTTTAGACATGAATCCCAGTCCCAGTATGTCTGACAGAGTATGTATAAATactcaaaaaatacaaaattgaaaaTGAATCCTGGTTTTAGGTGTTGTGGATAGGAGACCCACCTTCAGTGACATGTCACAGTTCTGCATGTGTGCTGGCATCAAGGCATGctcccagggctcccagggaaAGCTTggagtggagggaggaggttgTTATCTGTCACTAAATGGGAGATATTGCTGGAGCAGAAGTGCTGGGGTGCGAGAGTATCTCTCCAGCTTTGAGACCCGGGCGTTTTTTGCTGGCAAGTTTGATGAAGTCATGAAGATGTAGACACGGAGATGAAGTAGGGATGCAGGTTGTGGAAAGCCTAGAGTGCCGAGCTGAAGAACATGGGGGTGTCCTGAAGACATCGGGGAGCCTACCTCGGGGAGTAACTTAATGGCAGCTTTTGAACTGGGTGGAGCTTACTGCATTTTAGAAAGCCCTGGGGAATGGAGAAATGGATGTTGGAATGTTGAAAGCACAGCATTTAAGGACAGTGACAGGGTGAGCATGGAGTGCTAACCTCGGGTCTTTCCACACCTGCTCTCCCAACAGGGCCAGACTGTGCTCGCCGAGCGCTGGGAAACCACTTACTGATAAACTGGTGCTTGTCGGGACAGTGTCTAGGGATCCCTGAGCGGTCACATGTCACACAGCTCTAGCTCAGACCACCATGTAGCATGGTGGTGTAGTCCTAGTGGCTTGCTTGGCCCTCTAGGCTTTCCTACTGAAGAATGTTGTTCCTACCTTGTGAGGAGTCTACAAGAGTTGTCTTCTACTCTGAAAGCCATCCTAACAAGGGCATTGTTTCCGATCGCGTCTCCCTTTTTGATGAAAGATCCTGTGGGCTGGGAGGGTATCTTTCTTGAGTAGAGCGTTCTCAGAATCTTATGTGACAATTCAGATCACTGTCTGCTTCCTGCAGGAGGATGCTGAGGTGACCAAAGCTTTTGAAGAAGATATAGAGACCCCACCAATAAGAAACATTCCTTCTCCTGGACAGCTGGACCCCGACACCCGGATCCCTGTGATAAACCTTGAAGATGGGACTAGGCTGGTGGGAGAAGACGCTCCTAAAAACAAGGACTTGGTTGACTGGCTGAAGCTGCACCCCACCTACACTGTCGATATGCCGAGTTATGTACCAGTAAGTACCTCAGAGCCTGGGCTATGAAGCCTCACGGGGTCTGCCTAATTGCTTCTCATCTGAGCGAGTCCTTGACAGCTCCCTGCACCCTCTGTCTTTGGCGTGAATGTGTGCAGGTTCACGTGTGCCCCATGTTTCTGCTGTGAATTCAACATGAGAGAAACTGGTTGCAGTCTGTCCTCCTGAAGGACACCCTCAGTTACGTGAAGATGTCTGCTACTCATTTGCCCACTCCTCCAGCATGCTTCCCTCACACGGTCTAGCTCCCAGGGGTCTAGGCTTTGCATAGTCTTAAGTGCGTTTCCCTGGTCTTCAGACAAAGCCTGACCCAGCCCAGAGCTATAAGCTCTTGTTTCCAGAGATTTCTTTTAAGCACCTAACCCTTGTGAGTGCCCAATATACAACTTTCTAGCTAGCAACACAGATCTCTTCCTGTCCTTTTGTGattaatatttttcaaacattttctgttttttttcactGAGTTTGGGCCATCCCCTCTCTTGCTACCAACAGCAACCTTTCAGCCTCCCTACTTACAACACCTCAAAGACAAAGGTCCCATGTCGTCATTTAGGATATCATCTCTggcttcatttatatatactgaCTAGAAATAAGTGAAGGTACTagataaagtttcttttaaaatactagGATTTGTATAAATATCTGAAGACACCCTCCTCCCCTTTGTTCTCATTtccagggactgaacccaggtgtTCTCAGATGCTGTGTAAGTGCTCTGCCGCTGAGTCACACCTCCAGCCTGTCACAGAAACTTTAACTGAGAGTCTCACTTAAGGAGACTGCCAGACGCCTGGCTctttagagcacttgttgctcttgcagaggacctgagttcagctcccagcacccatttaTAACTCAAGTCCCAGGAGAACCGATGCTCTCTGCTGACCTCTGGGGGCAccaagcacatgcatacatatagacaaaacacttgtacacacacacaaataataaatcatAGAATAATCTTGAGTATCTTCTCAGAGAGTGCCTGTTGGGTAGACCAGTCAGTGCTGGGAGATACTTTCTCAGAAAAGTTCAGTTTCTGCGAAATGCAAATGATTGTTAAAATTTAACAGCGCATGTGCCTATCCTTAGGCGTTTATAGGAAGGGGCCAGTACCAAGTACAGCCTCATTAAATACGTCCTTTTCTTTTGCAGAAGAACACAGACGTGCTGTTTTCCTCGTTTCAGAAACCGAAACAGAAACGACATAGATGTCGAAATCCTAATAAATTGGATATTAACACTTTGACAGGAGAAGAAAGGGTTCCTGTTGTTAACAAACGAAATGGGAAGAAGGTAAATGCTGGGGAAGGGATGGGCAAGGATGGCAAATCACACTTCTTCTAGAACCTGTGTGTGTTCCTGCGGACACCGAAAAAGGGAgctgaggggagtggggagggaaacGTCCATGATGTTCAGTTGTTCACCGGATGCATATTCCCAGATGGGTGGAGCCATGGCCCCTCCAATGAAGGACCTGCCCAGGTGGCTGGAGGAGAACCCTGAGTTTGCTGTCGCTCCAGACTGGACCGATATAGTCAAGCAGTCTGTAAGTACACAAAAGAGATGCACATAAAACTGTGTGCCTAGGTGCTCAGTGTCCCATTGGCTAGTAATTATTCAGTTGTGACTTAATCCCAGCTTACAGAGTTGTCATAAAGCATCATTTTCTTACATTATTTCAGTGTGttgtattttacacacacatcaTTAATTGGGAATGAGCTGATTGTCAGTTCTGATTTAAAAATACCGTGTGAGAACACCTACTCCCAACCCTCTTAGAGGTGGACTTACTCCAGGGAAACCGGTCTCACAGTGTCTTCAAGATGGAACTTGTGCTGGATGGGAACGTTAAGATTATTAGCTGTGATAGCCAGTTTTAAAATAGACATAGCAATTCTGCAtaaaattttatcattattagtttctttcaagacaaATTAGTGGCATGCTTACTGGTTTTGtttaaataatacaataaaattgCCTCTAGCCATGTGTTAGGACCCAGTTTTGTGAAGTGGTACCTTCCTAATCACCTATCTGAGGTCCTTGTATATATGATTCCACCTTTGTAGCTCTGACTGCTACTATCTAGTCTCCATTCCTAATGGTGTGTCTTTCGAAACTGGGTAAAATGGAAGTGGGAACTCTGTAACCTGAGACTGTGGCTTTCACTGAGTGTTCTCCAGTCCCAGAATGGAGTATTATCAGGGGTCTGCTGCTCCTTGCTGTACAGCGTGCTAGTCCATGCTCAGCTACCATGTGTCATTCCCTCACCCATGGAAAGACCTCTGGGGTTTTTCACATTTGTGAATTTATTAGTGAAACAACTATAAATGTTTACATGCAGGTTTTAGCGTGTAGCTtctcatggggtgggggtgggggtgggggtgttacaCATGTGAGTTTAACTTACTCAATTTTTCTACATTGTTAACAAATTTTTCTTATTCTTAGCTATATTTGAAATATCTAGAATGTCTTATAGTCTATGCAACTCTTTTGTGATActgttttatcatttttttcataCAAAACCTTTTAAAATTGGCATATTTATTTGGCAATTAATTGACAAATGAAAGGTCATTTGCACTTGATGCTTATGTTGTACACGTGCACATCACGTACTGATTACACCAGTCAATCAGCCACTGTCTGGAGTGTTGATCCTTAAGTTAATTATGAATACAGCTACCTTGGCATTTACTTCAGTGGTGGAGTAACCTTGAACAGCTTTTTCTGCAACTCAGCACAATTCAGCAAGCGAAAAtaatggttaaaaaaaagaaacaaaacaaaacaaaaaaaaccaggaccTGTGCTTTCCCAAGTTCTTACTTTAAGCTTTTAGAATGGAAGCAATTGCTTGCATAGTTAGAATGTTGGTGTGGAGCTCCAAAAGGCCCACGTTGGCAGTAAGTACTCTGACCCGGCCTCTACAGCTGTTGTCTGCTTTCCCTGTCGTCCAGGGTTTTGTTCCCGAGTCAATGTTTGACCGTCTCCTCACTGGACCTGTGGTGCGGGGAGAAGGAGCCAGCAGGAGAGGACGGAGGCCCAAGAGCGAGATCGCCCGAGCAGCCGCGGCGGCTGCTGCTGTCGCCTCTACTTCAGGGATCAACCCTCTGTTGGTGAACAGCCTGTTTGCTGGGATGGACCTGACAAGCCTTCAGAATCTCCAGAACCTCCAGTCCCTCCAGCTGGCAGGGCTCATGGGCTTCCCTCCAGGACTGGCCACAGCTGCCACCGCCGGAGGCGATGCGAAGAGCCCCGCCGCAGTGCTGCCCCTGATGCTGCCAGGGATGGCGGGCCTGCCCAACGTGTTCGGCTTGGGCGGGCTGCTGAACAACCCTCTCTCAGCTGCTACTGGAAACACCACTACTGCTTCAAGTCAAGGAGAGCCAGAGGATGGCACTTCCAAAGCGGAAGAGAAAGGAAACGACAATGAAGACGAGAACCGAGACTCTGAGAAAAGCACAGACACCGTTTCGGCTGCTGACTCCGCGAACGGATCTGTTGGTGCTGCTACTGCCCCGGCTGCGTTACCCTCCAACCCGCTGGCCTTCAACCCTTTCCTCCTGTCCACCATGGCCCCAGGCCTCTTCTACCCATCCATGTTTCTACCTCCAGGACTGGGGGGATTGACACTGCCTGGCTTCCCAGCACTGGCGGGACTCCAAAACGCCGTGGGTACCAGCGAAGAAAAGGCTGCTGACAAGGCCGAGGGAGGGCCCTGTAAAGACGGAGAGACCCTGGAGGGCAGCGATGCCGAGGAGAACCTGGACAAGACTGTAGAGTCCTCCATCTTGGAAGACGAGGTTGCACAGGGTGAAGAGCTGGACTCCCTCGAAGGCGGGGATGAGATAGAAAACACCGGAAACGACgagtaacagcagcagcagttccACTGAAAGTGTTGAAAACTGTTGACAGGTGGTAGTCCTACTGTTTACACTCACAGTTAATGTTCATACCTAGTTTTATAAGCTGTTCTGTAACATAGTGTagcaaaaaaagaagagaaaaaaaaaagaaaagaaagaaaaaaaaaaggaaaaaagtccaAGTCATGTTATGCAGGTGTGTCCGAAGGTATCTTGGTCATAAGTATTGTGCAGTGCATTATTTATTATCCCTAGGAAGGATGAAATTTGAGAGGTGATCATGTCTTTTTAAGGAAACTTACATAATGCTCTGCTTTTTTCTTTGGGTACCACTGGTATTATAATAAAGAGCAATCTGTAACAGAGCGGCACTAGTGGAAGGAAGTGCTACTCAGAGGACGTATGaagttatatatttaattttttaattttaattttttttgctgTGAAGGTCAAGATGAAATTTACCATACATATCATCCCTTGTTCATTCGTCTCCCTTTCTGACTTTATGGGGGTTCCcacatttgcatacacacatccatacactcTGACAATCTCCACGTTAGTGTGAACGCCTCTGTCCCGAGGCTCAGCAATAATCAGGCAGCTGTTGAATGTGAAGGGTCCCTTTGGAAAACTAACCTTCTGGGAGGGTTCTTGCCAGACAACTGCAGTTC
It includes:
- the Chd7 gene encoding chromodomain-helicase-DNA-binding protein 7 isoform 2 (isoform 2 is encoded by transcript variant 2) encodes the protein MMELRKCCNHPYLINGAEEKILEEFKETHNAESPDFQLQAMIQAAGKLVLIDKLLPKLKAGGHRVLIFSQMVRCLDILEDYLIQRRYPYERIDGRVRGNLRQAAIDRFSKPDSDRFVFLLCTRAGGLGINLTAADTCIIFDSDWNPQNDLQAQARCHRIGQSKSVKIYRLITRNSYEREMFDKASLKLGLDKAVLQSMSGRENATNGVQQLSKKEIEDLLRKGAYGALMDEEDEGSKFCEEDIDQILLRRTHTITIESEGKGSTFAKASFVASGNRTDISLDDPNFWQKWAKKAELDIDALNGRNNLVIDTPRVRKQTRLYSAVKEDELMEFSDLESDSEEKPCAKPRRPQDKSQGYARSECFRVEKNLLVYGWGRWTDILSHGRYKRQLTEQDVETICRAILVYCLNHYRGDENIKSFIWDLITPTADGQTRALLNHSGLSAPVPRGRKGKKVKAQSTQPVVHDAHWLASCNPDALFQEDSYKKHLKHHCNKVLLRVRMLYYLRQEVIGDQAEKILEGADSSEADVWIPEPFHAEVPTDWWDREADKSLLIGVFKHGYEKYNSMRADPALCFLERVGMPDAKAIAAEQRGTDMLADGGDGGEFDREDEDPEYKPTRAPFKDEIDEFANSPAEDKEESMEVHSSGKHSESNAELGQLYWPNTSTLTTRLRRLITAYQRSYKRQQMRQEALMKTDRRRRRPREEVRALEAEREAIISEKRQKWTRREEADFYRVVSTFGVIFDPVKQQFDWNQFRAFARLDKKSDESLGKYFSCFVAMCRRVCRMPAKPEDEPPDLASLIEPITEERASRTLYRIELLRKIREQVLHHPQLSDRLKLCQPSLDLPEWWECGRHDRDLLVGAAKHGVSRTDYHILNDPELSFLDAHKSFAQNRGASTVPPLNTLAMGFGQTPPVISSAHVHEEKAMEQAEGKAEECEHSPAKERSDGKEEEEEAGGAKDGKQECEVEASSVKGELKGVEGSADPGSKSVSEKGSEEDEEEKLEDDDKSEESSQPEGAVSRGKTFDEESNASLSTARDETRDGFYMEDGDASVAQLLHERTFAFSFWPKDRVMINRLDNICEAVLKGKWPVNRRQMFDFQGLVPGYPPSAVDSPLQKRSFAELSMVSQASISASEDITTSPQLSKDDALNLSVPRQRRRRRRKVEIEAERAAKRRNLMEMVAQLRESQVVSENGQEKVVDLSKASREATSSTSNFSSLTSKFILPNVSTPVSDAFKSQMELLQAGLSRTPTRHMLNGSLVDGEPPMKRRRGRRKNVEGLDLLFMSHKRTPLSAEDAEVTKAFEEDIETPPIRNIPSPGQLDPDTRIPVINLEDGTRLVGEDAPKNKDLVDWLKLHPTYTVDMPSYVPKNTDVLFSSFQKPKQKRHRCRNPNKLDINTLTGEERVPVVNKRNGKKMGGAMAPPMKDLPRWLEENPEFAVAPDWTDIVKQSGFVPESMFDRLLTGPVVRGEGASRRGRRPKSEIARAAAAAAAVASTSGINPLLVNSLFAGMDLTSLQNLQNLQSLQLAGLMGFPPGLATAATAGGDAKSPAAVLPLMLPGMAGLPNVFGLGGLLNNPLSAATGNTTTASSQGEPEDGTSKAEEKGNDNEDENRDSEKSTDTVSAADSANGSVGAATAPAALPSNPLAFNPFLLSTMAPGLFYPSMFLPPGLGGLTLPGFPALAGLQNAVGTSEEKAADKAEGGPCKDGETLEGSDAEENLDKTVESSILEDEVAQGEELDSLEGGDEIENTGNDE